A stretch of DNA from Methanoplanus endosymbiosus:
GCTATGTCCCGCAGTTTCGGACATTTGAATTCGGATACCCCATATCTGTCATGGAGATGGTCCTCTCCGGAAGAATGGGCCATATAAAAGGAATCAGAAAAACCTACAGGGAAGAGGACATAAAAATTGCAAGAGAATCCATCGAAATTCTCGGCATTGAAGACCTCGCAGAGAGAAATCTCTCAGAACTTTCCGGCGGGGAACAGCAGAGGACAATAATCGCAAGGGCACTTGCAGGAAAACCTGAAATGCTGCTTTTGGACGAACCGACAGTCTATGTTGACACCCCAACAAACAGAATGTTCTTTAAAATGCTTGAAGAACTCCACGACATGATGACAATCCTCCTTGTAACACACGACATAGGAGTTATCTCATCCAATATTGACTATGTCGGATGCCTCAACAGAAAACTCTACACCCATCATACAAACCAGATCTCCCAGGACATGCTGGACTCTGCATACAAATGTCCGGTTGAACTCATAGCACACGGCATTCCGCACAGGGTATTTGAAGAGCATGATGAACGGGACAACTACACCGGCAGTAAAAATTCCGGTTCAGACCTGAAAAAAGAGAGATAATTATGAGAAAAACTGAATCATTCAGAAATAGGTGAAATTCCCATGCTTGAAATATTTGCATATGAATTTTTAAGAAATGCACTCATAGCCGGAGTTCTGGCAAGCATAATCTGCGGCATCACCGGGACATTTGTAATAGTTAAGAAGATGGTATCACTCTCAGGAGGCATATCACACGCCGCATTCGGAGGCATAGGCATAGGCTACTTCTTCGGCTTTGAACCTATCGCAGGAGCGGCACTCTTCAGCCTTGCAACCGCCGGCGGAATAAACTATATCAGAAAGAAAGCCGGAGAAAACCTGGACACACTTGTTGGTGCTGTATGGGCAGGAGGCATGGCACTCGGAATAATGCTCATATATATGACCCCCGGCTACGCACCCGGACTTATGACATATCTCTTTGGAAATATACTGCTTGTGCCGGAATCTGACATCATCCTCACCGGAATTCTGGCAATTGCAGTGATAATTATTGTATCCTTCTTCTTTAACCAGATGGTGGCAGTAACCTTTGACGAGGAGTATGCAACCGTAATGAACATCAGCACTGACCGCTTTATGCTCCTTTTACTCTGCATAATCGCACTCACCGTAGTTGTGCTCATACAGATCGTCGGCATAATACTTGTAATCGCACTTCTGACACTTCCGGCAGCGATAGCCCACAGGTATGCCTCCAACATAAAAAAAATGATGATACTCTCTGCCATACTCGGAGCAGTATTCACAACAACGGGCATACTCATATCATATTACCTTGATGTCCCTTCAGGTGCTGCAATAATTCTGCTAAGCTCAGCGGCATACCTGAGTGTGATCGCCAAAAGCAGCTTTAAAATGAGAAAAAACGGCCCAGTATAAGATAACAGGAGAGAAAAAATATTTTTCCGGATTTAAACCAGATATGCGCCCAAAATTCCGGCTTCAGTGCCCATAAGTCTCCTTTAACTCATCAGAGACAATCTCTCCCCATTTAATCCTCTCCCATTCACCATCCGTTACAGTGAGAACATCATATGCAGGATATATGTCGCCGTTTTCATCAAAATGACGCGGCCCGCAGAGACCGAGATACCTGATCTCCTTTAATGAATCCTTAATCTCACCGGCATCATAACCGCCATCTGCAATAGCTTCGGAGAGAATCTTTGTGGTGTCATAACCATAGGGAACAGGCCAGTTAATCACATCATTTCCGTATTTCTCATAATACCGCTCTTCAAAAGCATCAGAATGAATCTGACTGGACTGCATCGTTGCAGTAAGACCCTCTGAATAGTCACCGATCTCCTCAATGAGGCCGTCATTGATAAGCCCTTCAGAGCCAAACCAGACTGCATCAACCTCAGCATCCTCAGCAGCCTTCAGGATATTTACCGCCTGTTCATAGTATCCGATCAGAATTATGCCGTCGGGATCTGCTCCCTTAATCTTCTCTATAAGAGCACTGAAATCGTATATATTTGGATCAAAACTCTCAACCAGAATGAAATGACCGCCATACTTCGGATATGTCTCAAATACAGAATCACTGAGGCCGGCCCCATAGTCATCATCAGAGTAAATGAGAGCCACGCGGTTTAATTCCGGATGGAGCACTGAGAGCAGTTTTCCAATACCCCGCCCCTGATATTTATCGGACGAGATTGTCCGGAAGACATAATTTTTGTAATCCGAAAGGGCCGGATTTGTGGCTGACGGTGAGATTAAAACAATACCTCTCTCCTCTGCTATCGGTGCAATTGCCACCGTTGCAGTACTTGAAACAGCACCGATAACCGCAGGAATTCCTTCATCCGCATAATAATTAATTGCCCACTTGCTCATATAGGGATTGCCAATATTGTCAAAATAGTCAATTTCAACCATCTTCCCGGATATCCCGCCCCCACCATTTATCTCATCAACGGCCATATCAATGCCCTGCTTAAATTCCTGACCATAATTTGAGAGCGAACCTGAAAGCGGCAGAATTGCCCCTATAACAATCTCATCCGGATAATCCCCAGGCTCAATTATCAGTATATCATAAGCAGAGAAGAAGACAACCAGCCCTACAATTATCAGGCCGGCTATATTTACAGGAGTCAGAATCTCACATATATTTCCGGGCTTCATTTATCCGCCTCTCTGGAACTGTCATCTATGTCAGAAGAACCTGTTTCTTTCTCTTCATCAGTCCGGGACTTATTTTCCCCTTCTGCACCGCTTTTACGTAAATTCAGCCTGCACATAAGATACGATCTCTTCTCTTCAGCAGAAACCCCATCCTGCAAAGAATCTTCACTGATTTTTCCGGAATATTTCTTATAAAATCTTTCATACAGGAGTTCACGGCCCTGATCACTGAGGATATATACAAATATGAGAAGCCCGACCGTATTTGCAAGAACCATTGACGGAAATGCCGCAACAACCACACCGACATACTGTTCAAATGTAATCCC
This window harbors:
- a CDS encoding branched-chain amino acid ABC transporter substrate-binding protein, with the translated sequence MKPGNICEILTPVNIAGLIIVGLVVFFSAYDILIIEPGDYPDEIVIGAILPLSGSLSNYGQEFKQGIDMAVDEINGGGGISGKMVEIDYFDNIGNPYMSKWAINYYADEGIPAVIGAVSSTATVAIAPIAEERGIVLISPSATNPALSDYKNYVFRTISSDKYQGRGIGKLLSVLHPELNRVALIYSDDDYGAGLSDSVFETYPKYGGHFILVESFDPNIYDFSALIEKIKGADPDGIILIGYYEQAVNILKAAEDAEVDAVWFGSEGLINDGLIEEIGDYSEGLTATMQSSQIHSDAFEERYYEKYGNDVINWPVPYGYDTTKILSEAIADGGYDAGEIKDSLKEIRYLGLCGPRHFDENGDIYPAYDVLTVTDGEWERIKWGEIVSDELKETYGH
- a CDS encoding metal ABC transporter ATP-binding protein, whose protein sequence is MKEPAIEINNLTVMGGGHPLLDSINLTINRGEFHAVIGPNGGGKTTLLKVILGLIKPDSGSVKVFGKTPEENRSLIGYVPQFRTFEFGYPISVMEMVLSGRMGHIKGIRKTYREEDIKIARESIEILGIEDLAERNLSELSGGEQQRTIIARALAGKPEMLLLDEPTVYVDTPTNRMFFKMLEELHDMMTILLVTHDIGVISSNIDYVGCLNRKLYTHHTNQISQDMLDSAYKCPVELIAHGIPHRVFEEHDERDNYTGSKNSGSDLKKER
- a CDS encoding metal ABC transporter permease, coding for MLEIFAYEFLRNALIAGVLASIICGITGTFVIVKKMVSLSGGISHAAFGGIGIGYFFGFEPIAGAALFSLATAGGINYIRKKAGENLDTLVGAVWAGGMALGIMLIYMTPGYAPGLMTYLFGNILLVPESDIILTGILAIAVIIIVSFFFNQMVAVTFDEEYATVMNISTDRFMLLLLCIIALTVVVLIQIVGIILVIALLTLPAAIAHRYASNIKKMMILSAILGAVFTTTGILISYYLDVPSGAAIILLSSAAYLSVIAKSSFKMRKNGPV